The proteins below are encoded in one region of Bacillota bacterium:
- a CDS encoding alpha/beta hydrolase produces MENKITIKSELYDIPAIFSYPNVGTKFPTVILCHGTGSCKDEVGSLFVKLAESLRERGVASIRFDFAGCGESSAKGQVLTFCGEVDDIEKVYAYLCQSEKVDSYKIAVLGFSQGARAMAEFLGKHPQKINAAISWSGACHNGEGVFAGWFQEYYEEAVKNGYVKIPMLWRDDLILSKKWFDDIRDSYPMKSLSKYEGAMLAISGREDALVPYIHAKEIVSACKGKTRESRIIDHADHILMFLKRINRLQIRL; encoded by the coding sequence TATCCCAATGTGGGCACAAAATTTCCTACTGTAATTTTGTGCCACGGGACAGGTTCTTGCAAAGATGAAGTTGGAAGTCTGTTTGTAAAATTGGCAGAATCTCTTAGAGAAAGAGGCGTCGCATCTATACGCTTTGATTTTGCAGGTTGTGGTGAAAGTTCTGCCAAAGGACAAGTCTTGACTTTTTGTGGCGAAGTTGATGACATTGAAAAAGTGTATGCATACCTTTGCCAGAGCGAAAAGGTTGATTCGTACAAAATCGCTGTTTTAGGGTTTAGCCAAGGTGCCCGCGCAATGGCAGAATTTTTAGGAAAACATCCCCAAAAAATAAATGCTGCAATTAGTTGGTCGGGCGCGTGTCATAATGGAGAAGGAGTTTTTGCTGGATGGTTTCAAGAATACTACGAAGAAGCAGTGAAAAATGGATATGTGAAAATACCAATGCTATGGCGTGATGATTTAATCTTGTCTAAGAAGTGGTTTGATGATATTCGAGATTCTTATCCAATGAAAAGTCTATCCAAGTATGAAGGAGCAATGCTGGCGATATCTGGTAGAGAGGATGCTCTAGTTCCATATATTCACGCTAAAGAAATCGTGAGTGCATGTAAGGGAAAAACCCGTGAGTCTAGAATCATTGATCATGCAGATCATATTTTAATGTTCTTGAAAAGGATAAATCGATTGCAGATAAGGTTGTGA